One window of Camelina sativa cultivar DH55 chromosome 4, Cs, whole genome shotgun sequence genomic DNA carries:
- the LOC104779742 gene encoding choline/ethanolaminephosphotransferase 2-like: MVELLFRNTNAVVLISYLAKYVLQPFWNRFVKIFPLWMPPNMITLMGFMFLLTSALLGYIYSPKLDSAPPRWVHFAHGLLLFLYQTFDAVDGKQARRTNSSSPLGELFDHGCDALGCALETMAYGSTAMCGRDTFWFWVISAVPFFGATWEQ; encoded by the exons ATGGTGGAGCTGCTCTTCAGAAACACAAATGCAGTGGTGTTGATTTCTTATCTTGCCAAATACGTTCTCCAACCTTTTTGGAACCGTTTTGTCAAAATCTTCCCTCTATGGATGCC ACCCAACATG ataacACTTATGGGGTTCATGTTTCTTCTCACGTCTGCTCTGTTAGGCTAT ATATACTCGCCTAAGTTGGATTCTGCTCCTCCTCGATGGGTTCACTTTGCACATGGCCTACTTCTGTTTTTGTATCAG ACATTTGATGCGGTTGATGGGAAGCAAGCACGAAGAACAAATTCTTCTAGCCCACTAGGAGAGCTTTTCGACCATGGTTGTGATGCTCTTGGTTGTGCGTTAGAAACAATGGCATATGGGAGCACTGCTATGTGTGGAAGAGATACTTTCTGGTTTTGGGTTATTTCAGCTGTTCCATTTTTTGGAGCAACATGGGAACAGTAA
- the LOC104779741 gene encoding thioredoxin domain-containing protein 9 homolog isoform X2 — protein sequence MANPIQEILEKQVMTVAKAMEDKLDDEIASLEKLDEDDLEVLRERRLKQMKKMAEKKKRWMSLGHGEYSEIHSSERVVCHFFRENWPCKVMDKHMSILAKQHIETRFVKIQAEKSPFLAERLKIVVLPTLALIKNTKVDDYMVGFNELGGKDDFSTEDLEERIARAQVIHYEGESSLKPKSTTQVRRNVRQSARSDSDSE from the exons ATGGCGAATCCAATTCAAGAG ATTCTGGAGAAACAAGTTATGACGGTAGCGAAAGCAATGGAAGACAAGCTAGACGATGAGATAGCGTCTCTAGAGAAGTTAGACGAAGACGATCTGgaagttttgagagagagaaggttgaagcagatgaagaaaatggcggagaagaagaaacgttgGATGAGCCTTGGACATGGAGAATACTCTGAGATTCATT CTAGTGAACGCGTCGTTTGTCACTTCTTCCGTGAGAATTGGCCCTGTAAA GTGATGGATAAACACATGAGTATATTGGCAAAGCAACACATTGAGACACGCTTTGTAAAGATTCAAGCCGAGAAAAGTCCATTCTTGGCTGAGAGGCTCAAGATTGTTGTTCTTCCCACCCTTGCCCTCATTAAGAACACTAAAGTGGATGATTATATG GTTGGGTTCAATGAGCTGGGAGGGAAAGATGATTTCAGTACAGAGGATCTGGAAGAGAGAATAGCCAGAGCGCAAGTTATCCATTACGAGGGTGAGTCATCTCTTAAACCAAAGTCTACAACACAAGTAAGAAGGAACGTGAGACAGAGTGCTCGTTCAGATTCCGACTCCGAATAA
- the LOC104779741 gene encoding thioredoxin domain-containing protein 9 homolog isoform X1, translating into MANPIQEILEKQVMTVAKAMEDKLDDEIASLEKLDEDDLEVLRERRLKQMKKMAEKKKRWMSLGHGEYSEIHSEKDFFTVVKASERVVCHFFRENWPCKVMDKHMSILAKQHIETRFVKIQAEKSPFLAERLKIVVLPTLALIKNTKVDDYMVGFNELGGKDDFSTEDLEERIARAQVIHYEGESSLKPKSTTQVRRNVRQSARSDSDSE; encoded by the exons ATGGCGAATCCAATTCAAGAG ATTCTGGAGAAACAAGTTATGACGGTAGCGAAAGCAATGGAAGACAAGCTAGACGATGAGATAGCGTCTCTAGAGAAGTTAGACGAAGACGATCTGgaagttttgagagagagaaggttgaagcagatgaagaaaatggcggagaagaagaaacgttgGATGAGCCTTGGACATGGAGAATACTCTGAGATTCATTCTGAGAAAGACTTCTTCACCGTCGTCAAAGCTAGTGAACGCGTCGTTTGTCACTTCTTCCGTGAGAATTGGCCCTGTAAA GTGATGGATAAACACATGAGTATATTGGCAAAGCAACACATTGAGACACGCTTTGTAAAGATTCAAGCCGAGAAAAGTCCATTCTTGGCTGAGAGGCTCAAGATTGTTGTTCTTCCCACCCTTGCCCTCATTAAGAACACTAAAGTGGATGATTATATG GTTGGGTTCAATGAGCTGGGAGGGAAAGATGATTTCAGTACAGAGGATCTGGAAGAGAGAATAGCCAGAGCGCAAGTTATCCATTACGAGGGTGAGTCATCTCTTAAACCAAAGTCTACAACACAAGTAAGAAGGAACGTGAGACAGAGTGCTCGTTCAGATTCCGACTCCGAATAA
- the LOC104779743 gene encoding uncharacterized protein LOC104779743 isoform X1 → MSALMALCRARASSSLFNTMIRPAFRSFSTGFAEAQNKSLVAQMKEEMLHMDINSMVGSSMPLGMMRIGTIIYNIEMNPGQGAKMVRAAGTNAKILKEHASGKCLLKLPSGNTKWINASCRATIGTLSNPSNGTKKLRKAGQSRWLGIRPTVRGLAKNPCDHPHGGGEGKSKSSGSRGRTSVTPWGKPCKGGYKSASVKKKKKRLAAAAAKM, encoded by the exons ATGTCGGCTCTTATGGCGTTATGCAGAGctcgagcttcttcttctttattcaaCACCATGATTCGTCCAGCATTTCGCTCTTTCTCCACAG GTTTTGCTGAGGCGCAGAACAAATCATTGGTGGCGCAAATGAAAGAAGAGATGCTCCACATGGACATCAACTCAATGGTAGGAAGTTCCATGCCACTAGGTATGATGCGTATCGGAACAATCATCTACAATATCGAGATGAACCCAGGGCAAGGCGCCAAGATGGTCAGAGCTGCAGGAACCAACGCCAAGATCCTAAAGGAGCATGCTTCAGGGAAATGCTTGCTGAAGCTTCCATCAGGGAACACCAAGTGGATCAACGCCAGTTGCCGTGCTACGATTGGCACATTGTCGAACCCGTCTAACGGAACCAAGAAGCTGAGGAAAGCAGGACAGAGTAGGTGGTTGGGGATAAGGCCCACAGTTAGAGGACTAGCCAAGAATCCGTGTGATCATCCACATGGTGGAGGTGAAGGAAAAAgcaaaagtagtggaagccgaGGTAGGACATCGGTTACTCCGTGGGGTAAACCGTGCAAAGGCGGTTACAAATCCGCTAgtgtcaagaagaagaagaagcgtttGGCTGCTGCAGCTGCCAAAATGTGA
- the LOC104779743 gene encoding uncharacterized protein LOC104779743 isoform X2, whose product MKEEMLHMDINSMVGSSMPLGMMRIGTIIYNIEMNPGQGAKMVRAAGTNAKILKEHASGKCLLKLPSGNTKWINASCRATIGTLSNPSNGTKKLRKAGQSRWLGIRPTVRGLAKNPCDHPHGGGEGKSKSSGSRGRTSVTPWGKPCKGGYKSASVKKKKKRLAAAAAKM is encoded by the coding sequence ATGAAAGAAGAGATGCTCCACATGGACATCAACTCAATGGTAGGAAGTTCCATGCCACTAGGTATGATGCGTATCGGAACAATCATCTACAATATCGAGATGAACCCAGGGCAAGGCGCCAAGATGGTCAGAGCTGCAGGAACCAACGCCAAGATCCTAAAGGAGCATGCTTCAGGGAAATGCTTGCTGAAGCTTCCATCAGGGAACACCAAGTGGATCAACGCCAGTTGCCGTGCTACGATTGGCACATTGTCGAACCCGTCTAACGGAACCAAGAAGCTGAGGAAAGCAGGACAGAGTAGGTGGTTGGGGATAAGGCCCACAGTTAGAGGACTAGCCAAGAATCCGTGTGATCATCCACATGGTGGAGGTGAAGGAAAAAgcaaaagtagtggaagccgaGGTAGGACATCGGTTACTCCGTGGGGTAAACCGTGCAAAGGCGGTTACAAATCCGCTAgtgtcaagaagaagaagaagcgtttGGCTGCTGCAGCTGCCAAAATGTGA
- the LOC104779744 gene encoding agamous-like MADS-box protein AGL97 produces the protein MPSSSTNASESTMKKGTKRKIEIKKRETKQQRAVACSKRRQTVFSKAADLCHLSGANIAVFVTSPSEITDVVYSFSGYSPAQEIADCYLNRKPPPKIDVKAQSTKLGFWWEDPDLYNSCDDLSELNILEDRIERVKKHVLACLEKKEKSQPLVANNEQNPITDEDCDRVSLEHVQQRGALISL, from the exons ATGCCGTCGTCAAGCACAAACGCGTCTGAGTCCACAatgaagaaaggaacaaaacgaAAAATCGAAATCAAGAAACGAGAAACCAAACAGCAACGAGCCGTGGCTTGCTCTAAACGCCGTCAAACTGTGTTTTCCAAAGCGGCCGATCTCTGTCATCTCTCCGGAGCCAACATCGCCGTCTTCGTAACCTCTCCCTCAGAGATCACCGACGTTGTTTACTCCTTCTCCGGCTACTCTCCTGCCCAAGAGATCGCTGATTGTTACCTAAATCGCAAGCCACCTCCTAAGATTGATGTTAAAGCCCAATCGACGAAGCTAGGGTTTTGGTGGGAAGACCCTGATCTATACAATTCTTGTGATGATCTCTCTGAGTTAAACATCCTCGAGGATCGTatagagagagtgaagaagcaTGTGTTGGCTTgccttgagaagaaagaaaagtcgCAACCTCTTGTTGCTAACAACGAACAAAATCCTATCACTGACGAGGATTGTGATCGAG TAAGCTTGGAACACGTTCAACAAAGAGGAGCTCTCATAAGCCTTTAA
- the LOC104779746 gene encoding uncharacterized protein LOC104779746: MKERGKRTAMERRNEDVSLYYSTPSEFTCRKHPSVSSGVGICPYCLNDRLVNLVCSECGEQRLSSCSCSDISPTRTSNAAVDSVPEENVVRISSLIDEERAKQRKETKQRKTEEVVVFKRSSSSCVEINKRTKNHRFSKIGRFFRKINLKKERDFEKNSNNDSWGLDYNNDVKKLGVSRSRSLCSFRGKDLYCIGSEEDGSSYSGAFSAARSSSVNGGLGFCETEYPRKSNFEGRKSNFSETTEHRRSNFEGGRKSNFSETTTENRKSNFSESEPPRRSGFEARKSNFSETEYPTRRSNFSETEYNRRENLPPRRSNYEAATKTTEVNRKSDSTAMNFTRRVMSMKESSYFTGGEEPGFIDLKFDSSGGGDVNDGVLVHGGGGSCRKDGGEMRKSRKSFKGWKWIFGHHHHHHQQHQLHHHTDS, encoded by the coding sequence atgaaagagagaggaaagagaacaGCAATGGAACGAAGAAACGAAGACGTTTCGTTATATTACAGCACTCCGTCGGAGTTCACTTGCCGGAAACATCCATCAGTTTCCTCCGGCGTCGGAATTTGTCCGTACTGTCTCAACGACAGATTAGTCAATCTCGTCTGCTCAGAATGCGGCGAGCAGCGGCTCTCTTCTTGCTCTTGTTCCGATATCTCTCCCACTCGAACCTCTAACGCCGCCGTAGACTCTGTCCCCGAAGAAAACGTTGTCCGGATCTCTTCCCTCATCGATGAAGAGAGGGCGAAACAGAGGAAAGAGacgaaacagagaaaaacagaggaagtggTGGTGTTCAAAAGGAGTAGTAGCAGTTGCGTTGAGATTAATAAGAGGACGAAGAATCATAGATTCTCGAAGATCGGAAGGTTTTTCAGAAAGATTAATctgaaaaaggaaagagatttTGAGAAGAACAGTAATAATGATTCATGGGGTTTGGATTATAACAATGATGTGAAGAAACTAGGAGTTTCGAGATCGAGATCGCTCTGTAGTTTCCGTGGTAAAGATTTGTACTGTATCGGATCGGAGGAAGACGGGTCTTCGTATTCCGGTGCGTTCTCCGCCGCGAGAAGCTCGAGTGTTAATGGCGGATTAGGTTTTTGCGAAACAGAGTATCCTCGGAAGAGCAATTTCGAAGGTAGGAAGAGTAACTTCAGCGAGACGACGGAGCATCGGAGGAGTAACTTCGAAGGAGGGAGGAAGAGTAATTTCAGTGAGACGACGACGGAGAATCGGAAAAGTAATTTCAGTGAGTCGGAGCCGCCGCGAAGGAGCGGTTTCGAGGCGAGGAAGAGTAATTTCAGTGAAACAGAGTATCCAACTCGGAGGAGTAATTTTAGTGAAACAGAGTATAATCGGAGGGAGAATCTTCCACCACGGAGGAGCAATTACGAAGCGGCGACGAAGACGACGGAGGTGAATCGGAAAAGTGATTCGACGGCGATGAATTTTACGAGGAGGGTAATGTCAATGAAAGAGAGTAGTTACTTCACCGGAGGAGAAGAGCCAGGGTTCATTGATCTTAAGTTTGATTCTTCTGGTGGAGGAGATGTAAACGACGGCGTATTGGTacacggaggaggaggatcgtGTCGGAAAGATGGAGGAGAGATGAGAAAGAGTCGAAAGAGTTTCAAAGGATGGAAATGGATATTtggacatcatcatcatcatcatcaacaacatcaacttcatcatcacacAGATTCATAA